The following are encoded together in the Vanrija pseudolonga chromosome 7, complete sequence genome:
- the RGT1_3 gene encoding Glucose transport transcription regulator RGT1: MAHRIIDGVLIHDHATPVAPGPVGPGAPTPPPQHVARLPVVRRSPPDAAEGSSQAEANKRRRAKIPVACEACRKRRSRCDLIDANGCHRCKQLGSECSFAGSSAYHAISTLQPSAADSDKQHVVPIPRDVENQLDQLRLRVAQLEQALSGLVREGQSREREQLGHESNARGRVGGYASVRGSGSEDRAGPRDEAWYREWADPEAFGRIHGGIGSKEELGLRDPVAEGVISVDHAEAAYQIFKHHITTVFPFPSFLLTRSRLPSHPFLRSACLTYATRCSTHAATFSGVQIRELEANLTQNLMAYHRGCRPSLESIMAGVILSLLPHGPLEGSSTTDFDPARMIGMAYGQIRELGYSVFVARLVDSIESGTPFELIAEAVDNARLHLSVMTRAMWHSVSRNPSSEVPTPLNATQKRLIQLLLQSDAAHEIDKHLFFENAALDILLKQAARWHELERVLIPGATELRRGNSIVSDVFDEMLHWRSGVLSEPSTRSLPSLQWLLAATTYYKWWAATRNVWFAYRLASPLVVPQVIAQWEVGMELAAEASNEMITRCIAEDWDLKTFPKSIGTALILCFLAISMARIHHSRYHADEALPPLLDIGGKLDELQVMLERSNEILAEMLLRTRTNLDDYRRQLDARGGPQEAPFDFTFDMGFRGGRMGGAESGLDAMDPFAGLEYWWNWQLPSGEGLGF; this comes from the exons ATGGCACACCGCATCATCGACGGCGTACTCATCCACGACCACGCAACGCCAGTCGCCCCAGGACCAGTGGGGCCAggcgcgccgaccccgccgccgcagcacgtGGCCCGGCTGCCCGTGGTGCGGAGGTCGCCGccagacgccgccgaggggagCAGCCAGGCGGAAGCG AACAAGCGGCGCCGGGCCAAGATTCCCGTCGCGTGCGAGGCGTGTCGCAAGCGAAGGTCACGGTGCGACTTGATCGACGCGAACGGGTGCCATCGGTGCAAGCAGCTCGGGAGCGAGTGCAGCTTTGCCGGCAGCAGTG cgTACCACGCCATCTCGACGCTGCagcccagcgcggccgactcggacaagCAGCACGTTGTTCCGATCCCGCGCGACGTGGAGAaccagctcgaccagctacgcctgcgcgtcgcgcagctcgagcaggcgctgtCCGGTCTCGTGCGGGAGGGGCAGAGCCGCGAGAG AGAACAGCTGGGACACGAGAGCAACGCGCGtggtcgcgtcggcgggtACGCCAGCGTCCGCGGAAGCGGGAGCGAAGACCGCGCCGGCCCACGAGACGAGGCGTGGTACCGCGAGTGGGCGGACCCCGAGGCGTTTGGCCGCATCCACGGCGGGATTGGTAGCAAGGAGGAGCTTGGGCTGCGGGATCCTGTCGCCGAAGGCGTCATTTCcgtcgaccacgccgaggcggcgtaCCAGAT CTTCAAGCACCACATCACCACCGTGTTCCCCTTCCCTTCGTTCCTCCTCACGCGGTCCCGCCTCCCGTCGCACCCGTTCCTTCGCTCCGCCTGCCTGACGtacgcgacgcgctgctcgacgcacGCAGCGACGTTTTCGGGGGTACAGATCCGCGAGCTCGAAGCAAACCTCACGCAGAACCTGATGGCGTACCACCGCGGGTGCAGACCAAGCCTGGAGAGCATCATGGCGGGCGTGATCCTGTCGCTGCTCCCCCACGGCCCGCTGGAAGGGAGCAGCACGACCGATTTCGACCCGGCGCGTATGATCGGCATGGCGTACGGCCAGATCCGCGAGCTGGGATACTCGGTCTTTgtggcgcgcctcgtcgactcgatcgagagcggcacgccgttcgagctcatcgccgaAGCGGTCGACAACGCGCGGCTGCATCTTAGCGTCATGACCCGCGCCATGTGGCACTCGGTGTCGCGTAACCCGAGCTCCGAGGTCCCGACGCCGCTCAACGCGACGCAGAAGCGGCTCATCCAGCTGCTGCTCCAGTCTGACGCGGCGCACGAAATCGACAAGCACCTGTTCTTTGAGAACGCGGCGCTCGATATTCTGCTGAAGCAGGCCGCACGCtggcacgagctcgagcgcgtcctcatccccggcgcgaccgagctgcggcgggggAACAGCATCGTGTCGGACGTGTTTGACGAGATGCTCCACtggcgcagcggcgtgctgtccgagccgtcgacgcgcagtCTGCCATCCCTCCAGTGgctgctcgccgcgacgacatACTACAagtggtgggcggcgactCGCAACGTGTGGTTTGCGTACCGCCTCGCGagcccgctcgtcgtgccACAGGTCATCGCGCAGTGGGAGGTCGGGATGGAGCTGGCCGCCGAAGCGTCCAACGAGATGATCACGCGGTGTATCGCCGAAGACTGGGACCTCAAGACGTTCCCCAAGAGCATCGGCACGGCGCTCATCCTGTGCTTTTTGGCAATCAGCATGGCGCGCATCCACCACTCGCGGtaccacgccgacgaggcgctcccgccgctgctcgatATCGggggcaagctcgacgagttGCAGGTCATGCTCGAGCGCTCCAACGAGATCCTTGCCGAGATGCTCCTTCGCACACGCACCAACCTTGACGACTaccgccgccagctggaCGCTCGTGGCGGGCCACAGGAGGCCCCGTTCGACTTTACATTCGACATGGGCTTCCGCGGGGGCCGgatgggcggcgccgagagcgggctcgacgccatGGACCCTTTCGCGGGGCTGGAGTACTGGTGGAACTGGCAGCTGCCAAGTGGCGAGGGGCTGGGGTTCTAG